Proteins found in one Salminus brasiliensis chromosome 13, fSalBra1.hap2, whole genome shotgun sequence genomic segment:
- the st8sia2 gene encoding alpha-2,8-sialyltransferase 8B gives MPFELRALLFGFVTVLVIFLILADISEVEEEMATTGSQKFQIYGFLSNSNRKIRLKAVPSPIAGSKEESVSPFPSHPFSKNKFSSSTSRWMFNRTLSSNIRKNVLRFLDAERDISILKSTFNPGDVIHYVFDRQSTTNISENLYRLLPTASPMKNQHYKQCAIVGNSGILLNSSCGHEIDSHDFVIRCNLAPVEEYAEDVGLRSSLVTMNPSVVQRAFQDLSSKEWRQRFVQRLQALSGSVLWIPAFMAKGGEDRVEWAVRLILSHTVNVHAAFPSLRLLHAVRGYWLTNNIQIKRPTTGLLMYTMATRFCDEIHLYGFWPFARDSDGKPVKYHYYDTLKYQYTSSSSPHTMPLEFRTLSTLHRQGALRLHTGTCEPPT, from the exons ATGCCTTTTGAATTGAGAGCCCTCCTGTTTGGATTTGTGACTGTTCTGGTGATATTTTTGATTTTGGCAGACATATCTGAAGTCGAAGAGGAGATGGC TACAACAGGCTCTCAGAAGTTTCAGATATATGGCTTTCTATCTAATTCAAACAG GAAGATAAGGTTGAAGGCTGTTCCCTCTCCTATAGCTGGCTCCAAGGAAGAGTCTGTGTCTCCTTTTCCATCACATCCTTTCTCAAAGAACAAATTTAGCAGTTCCACATCAAGATGGATGTTCAACAGGACTCTGTCCAGTAACATCAG GAAGAACGTTTTAAGGTTCTTGGATGCGGAGAGAGACATCTCTATCCTGAAAAGCACCTTCAATCCTGGAGATGTTATCCATTACGTTTTTGACCGTCAGAGCACCACAAACATCTCAGAGAACCTGTATCGCCTTTTGCCCACAGCATCCCCTATGAAGAACCAGCACTATAAACAATGCGCAATTGTAGGGAATTCTGGGATACTGCTGAACAGTAGCTGTGGACATGAGATAGATTCTCATGATTTTGTGATTAG GTGTAACCTGGCCCCAGTGGAGGAGTACGCAGAGGATGTAGGCTTGCGCAGCAGCCTGGTGACCATGAACCCATCAGTGGTACAGCGCGCCTTCCAGGACCTGAGCAGCAAGGAGTGGAGGCAGCGTTTTGTGCAGCGGCTGCAGGCTCTGAGCGGAAGTGTGCTCTGGATCCCTGCCTTCATGGCGAAAGGCGGAGAGGACAGAGTAGAGTGGGCTGTTCGCCTCATCCTCTCTCATACGGTTAACGTGCATGCGGCCTTCCCCTCCCTGCGCCTGCTTCATGCTGTTAGagg gTACTGGCTAACCAACAACATCCAGATCAAGCGGCCCACCACCGGCCTCCTAATGTACACCATGGCCACCCGCTTCTGTGATGAGATCCACCTCTACGGTTTCTGGCCCTTCGCTCGGGACTCTGATGGCAAACCAGTCAAGTATCACTACTACGACACGTTAAAGTACCAGTACACATCCAGCAGCAGCCCTCACACTATGCCCCTGGAGTTTAGGACCTTAAGCACACTGCATAGACAGGGGGCCTTACGGCTACACACAGGGACCTGTGAGCCGCCCACCTGA